A stretch of DNA from Acidovorax carolinensis:
GGGACAACGCGGTGGAAGACATGCTTTTGGGCAGCGTCACGCGCTATGCCCTGGCCCAGTCGCAGTGCGATGTGCTGATAGCGGTGTAACCCGCCGGCACGGCGACTGCGCCGAACGCCGTTGGCGGCAGTTGTGGTTCCGGGTTGTCGGATGGAGAATGGGCGCAGTCACCAAGGCGCCCTCCGGCAGCGCCTGGGGCAAGCCCCCATCTCCGTGAATGCCGGTGGTTCCCGTCAATCTACTTCAGGAGTCTCAGACATGTCCTTGCACACCGTTTTCCTGTCCGCCGCCGTGGTGGTCACACTGGCGGGCTGCGCCGCGTATTCGTCGGGCCCCAGCGCCACGGCCAAACTGGAGCCCACGCGCGGCAACGCCGCTGCGGGCACGGTCACATTTGTGCAGTCGGGCGAGGTGGTGAAGGTGTCGGGCTCCATCACCGGCCTCAAGCCGGGCGCCGAGCACGGTTTTCACATCCACGAGAAAGGCGATTGCTCCAGCGGCGACGGCCTGAGCGCCGGCGGCCACTTCAACCTCGGTGGCAAGCCGCATGGCCACCATGGCATGGGCGAGCACCACACGGGCGACCTGCCCAGCCTCAAGGCTGATGCCAACGGCGTGGCTGCATTCAACTTTGAATCGCGCACCATCCGTGTGGGCGGCAGCGCCAATGACATCGTTGGCAAAGGCCTGATCGTGCACCGCGACCCGGACGACTACCAGACCCAGCCTACCGGCAATGCAGGCCCGCGCCTGGCCTGCGCCGTCATCACGGCCAGATAACAACCGCCTGGGTTAGCCGCGCGCCGCCAGCCACTGCGCGGCGCGTTCCAGGTCCTGCACGGTGTCCACATCGGTCACCGTGCCCGCATCGTCCACATCCACAAGCCGCACCCTGCCCTGCTCGGCCTGCCCGCGCACCACACTGGCAGCGCCCTGCTCGCCAGTCAGGGCCAGCAAGCCCTGCTGGCATTGCGCCGCAAAACCGACCGGGTGACCGCGCTCGCCGTGGTGCACCGGCACCGCCACGGAGCAGTCCGCCAGCGCGGCGGCGATGGTGCGCAGGGTTTCGGGCTGGACCAGCGGCAGATCACCGGGCAGCACCAGCCAGCCGGGGGCATTTGCGGTGGCGCGCACCGCAGCAGCGATCGACTCGCCCATGCCCGGGTGGCTTGCATCTTCCAGGTGCCAGGGCAAACCGCTGGCACGCACGGCGGCCAGCG
This window harbors:
- a CDS encoding superoxide dismutase family protein, with the translated sequence MSLHTVFLSAAVVVTLAGCAAYSSGPSATAKLEPTRGNAAAGTVTFVQSGEVVKVSGSITGLKPGAEHGFHIHEKGDCSSGDGLSAGGHFNLGGKPHGHHGMGEHHTGDLPSLKADANGVAAFNFESRTIRVGGSANDIVGKGLIVHRDPDDYQTQPTGNAGPRLACAVITAR
- a CDS encoding nucleotidyltransferase family protein yields the protein MAASDHANASAQPVVLVLASGRGERFAASGGTVHKLSALLSGKTVLQHTLAAVRASGLPWHLEDASHPGMGESIAAAVRATANAPGWLVLPGDLPLVQPETLRTIAAALADCSVAVPVHHGERGHPVGFAAQCQQGLLALTGEQGAASVVRGQAEQGRVRLVDVDDAGTVTDVDTVQDLERAAQWLAARG